The Panacibacter microcysteis genome includes a window with the following:
- the pbpC gene encoding penicillin-binding protein 1C, with amino-acid sequence MQIFRILEAKNLFISQILHIVRLPLVKWLLVICFLAWFWLLLPARLFTTPTSFVITDKDNQLLNASIAADGQWRFPYNDSIPAKFVQCIVAFEDSRFFYHPGIDPLAMSRAIIQNIKSGAVISGGSTLTMQVARMHEQNATRSAWNKLNETLLAVRLEFSYNKNQILALYASNAPFGSNVVGLDAAAWRYFGRSPASLSWGETAALAVLPNAPSLVHPGKNRDALLRKRNQLLDKLIANKVIDASTGGLAKLEPLPGAPKPLPQLTPHLLERFKKDYAANIQQDKRTYAHSTIQGALQQQVNNIILQHHWQLKGNQVNNAAAMVVAVETGKILAYTGNVYLPADSTLQSSVDVLASRRSPGSTLKPLLYASLLTEGSMLPKQLVLDVPTQVGGYMPENFDLGYDGAVPANRALARSLNIPAVRMLMQYRYQRFYDVLKRCGFTTLNKPADYYGMSLILGGCEISPFELAGVYSSMARMYNHQRSNKGKWNQADWFMPSYTTEKEKDIDPATQNANTALFDYTALWHTFNAMNEVMRPGEEGLWGLFSSAQRIAWKTGTSFGFRDGWAIGFTPAYCVVVWVGNTTGEGRPGLTGINTAAPVMFDIFRLLPASKWFEPPVYNISYISVCHQSGYKAGADCPDVDTVLVPANTAKAAQCPYHRMVHLDPSGKFRVTENCVSPAAMQHVPWFVLPPTAEYYYRQHHTGYQALPPFMPGCNNENVKPFDIIYPEEYAKIYVPFEISGARGKTVFTATHRSNKAKLFWHLDDAFLTTTTSFHQVAVDPPPGMHTLTVVDETGETITRHFEIMNKKKAE; translated from the coding sequence TTGCAAATATTTCGGATTTTAGAAGCAAAAAATCTTTTTATCAGTCAAATACTGCACATAGTAAGGCTACCGCTGGTTAAGTGGTTGTTGGTTATTTGTTTTCTTGCCTGGTTCTGGCTGCTACTTCCTGCAAGACTGTTTACCACACCTACAAGTTTTGTCATCACCGACAAGGACAATCAACTGCTCAATGCTTCAATAGCTGCGGATGGACAATGGCGTTTTCCTTACAATGACAGTATTCCCGCAAAATTTGTGCAGTGCATTGTTGCATTTGAAGACAGCAGGTTTTTTTATCATCCAGGCATAGATCCGCTCGCCATGAGCAGGGCCATTATACAAAATATAAAAAGCGGTGCTGTTATAAGTGGTGGCAGCACATTAACAATGCAGGTAGCACGAATGCATGAGCAAAACGCCACGCGGTCAGCCTGGAATAAATTAAACGAAACCTTGCTGGCAGTAAGACTGGAATTTTCGTACAATAAAAATCAAATTCTTGCCCTGTATGCATCCAATGCGCCTTTTGGTAGCAACGTGGTAGGCCTCGACGCTGCAGCATGGCGCTATTTTGGAAGAAGTCCTGCCTCCCTGAGCTGGGGTGAGACTGCCGCACTGGCGGTGTTGCCCAATGCGCCATCATTGGTACACCCCGGGAAAAACAGGGATGCATTATTGCGTAAACGAAACCAGTTGCTTGACAAACTCATCGCTAACAAGGTAATAGACGCTTCTACAGGCGGGCTTGCAAAGCTGGAGCCATTGCCCGGCGCCCCAAAACCATTACCACAGCTTACACCACACCTGCTGGAAAGGTTCAAAAAAGATTATGCAGCCAACATACAGCAGGACAAACGTACTTATGCCCATTCTACCATACAAGGGGCGCTTCAGCAGCAGGTAAACAACATAATCCTGCAACATCACTGGCAATTAAAAGGCAACCAGGTAAACAATGCTGCAGCAATGGTGGTGGCAGTAGAAACCGGGAAAATACTTGCCTATACGGGCAATGTTTACCTGCCTGCAGACTCCACGTTGCAAAGCAGTGTAGATGTACTGGCTTCCAGGCGCAGCCCCGGCAGTACACTTAAACCCTTACTTTATGCATCGCTCTTAACAGAAGGATCAATGTTGCCAAAGCAACTGGTATTAGATGTGCCAACACAGGTTGGTGGTTACATGCCGGAAAATTTCGATCTTGGTTATGACGGTGCTGTTCCTGCAAACCGCGCCCTGGCAAGAAGTTTAAACATACCTGCCGTAAGAATGCTTATGCAATACAGGTACCAGCGCTTTTATGATGTACTTAAACGGTGCGGTTTTACCACGCTAAACAAACCCGCAGATTATTATGGTATGAGTTTAATACTTGGTGGCTGCGAAATATCACCGTTTGAACTGGCCGGCGTTTACAGCAGTATGGCAAGAATGTATAACCATCAACGCAGCAATAAAGGTAAATGGAACCAGGCCGATTGGTTTATGCCTTCTTACACAACTGAAAAGGAGAAAGACATCGATCCCGCAACACAAAATGCCAATACAGCACTGTTTGATTACACAGCCCTCTGGCATACATTCAATGCCATGAATGAAGTAATGCGGCCGGGCGAAGAAGGACTCTGGGGGTTGTTTTCATCAGCGCAGCGCATTGCCTGGAAAACCGGTACCAGCTTCGGTTTTAGGGATGGCTGGGCCATTGGTTTTACCCCCGCATATTGCGTAGTGGTTTGGGTAGGTAATACAACAGGAGAAGGCAGGCCCGGTCTTACCGGCATCAATACTGCAGCGCCGGTTATGTTTGATATATTCCGGTTATTGCCGGCGTCAAAATGGTTTGAGCCACCGGTATACAACATCTCGTATATTTCCGTCTGCCACCAGTCTGGCTATAAAGCAGGTGCAGATTGCCCGGATGTAGATACAGTATTGGTGCCTGCAAATACAGCAAAGGCAGCACAATGTCCATACCACCGCATGGTACATCTCGATCCTTCGGGAAAATTCCGCGTTACTGAAAACTGTGTTTCTCCCGCAGCCATGCAGCATGTTCCTTGGTTTGTATTGCCGCCCACTGCTGAGTATTATTACAGGCAACATCATACCGGTTACCAAGCATTGCCCCCATTCATGCCCGGTTGCAATAATGAAAATGTAAAACCTTTCGATATAATTTATCCCGAAGAATATGCAAAGATTTATGTGCCGTTTGAAATTTCCGGTGCACGTGGAAAGACAGTTTTCACTGCAACACACCGCAGCAATAAAGCAAAACTCTTTTGGCATCTTGACGATGCTTTTCTAACAACCACTACCAGCTTTCACCAGGTGGCGGTAGATCCTCCGCCGGGTATGCATACGCTTACAGTGGTAGATGAGACAGGAGAAACCATCACCCGTCACTTTGAAATAATGAATAAAAAGAAAGCAGAGTAA
- a CDS encoding TolC family protein, producing the protein MIYNYKRSFNCILVASIFVMAGCKAYQPVVTPALKNVPDSFVIATSDTVGIADVQWRNFFADSLLVSLIDTALLNNPDLQIAMQRIEAAKAIVRRAKGAFLPSVNAVASTGIDKFGNYTMNGVGNFDTNFSENIDKDRTIPYPVTPDFFLGLRSNWEIDLWGKLKNSKKAAASRLLASEKGRQFIVTSLVADIASGYYNLLALDNQLKIIQRNIKYQQDALDIVRVMKETGRATQLAVQQFQAQLYNTQSFEYSTKQEIVQVENSMNYLLGRYPQSIARDSNTLNSTLPSIINAGIPATLLTRRPDVQQASLELEATKFDVAAAKAASLPSLTITPYLGLNAFKANLLLNTGSVAYGIIGGLTAPLLNKKELYASYKLAGANQQEAFYRFQQSLINSFTEVHTGLNDIENKRHMQQLKSKEVEELRSGVSSANDLYVAGYASYLEVITAQKSVLQAEFELNDTRKDVFVALIQLYRALGGGWQ; encoded by the coding sequence ATGATCTATAATTATAAAAGAAGTTTTAATTGTATACTGGTTGCATCCATTTTTGTTATGGCAGGCTGTAAAGCTTACCAGCCTGTTGTAACACCTGCTTTAAAGAATGTACCGGATAGTTTTGTTATAGCAACTTCAGATACTGTGGGTATAGCAGATGTACAGTGGCGCAATTTTTTTGCAGATAGCTTACTCGTTTCTTTAATTGATACAGCTTTATTAAACAATCCTGACCTGCAGATAGCCATGCAGCGTATTGAGGCCGCAAAAGCCATCGTGCGAAGAGCGAAAGGTGCTTTTTTGCCTTCGGTTAATGCGGTTGCCAGTACGGGCATTGATAAGTTTGGTAATTATACCATGAACGGTGTTGGAAACTTCGATACCAATTTTTCTGAGAACATAGATAAAGACAGGACCATTCCTTATCCTGTTACGCCAGACTTTTTTCTTGGCCTGCGCAGCAACTGGGAGATTGATTTGTGGGGCAAATTAAAGAACAGCAAAAAGGCAGCAGCTTCAAGGTTGCTGGCATCTGAAAAAGGCAGGCAATTTATCGTTACATCGCTTGTGGCCGATATTGCTTCAGGGTATTACAACCTGCTGGCGCTGGATAACCAGTTAAAGATCATCCAACGCAATATCAAATACCAGCAGGATGCATTAGATATTGTCAGGGTAATGAAGGAAACGGGCCGTGCCACACAGCTTGCTGTGCAACAATTCCAGGCGCAGCTCTACAATACACAAAGTTTTGAATACAGCACCAAACAGGAAATTGTACAGGTGGAAAACAGTATGAACTACCTGCTTGGCCGCTACCCGCAATCTATAGCCAGGGATAGTAATACATTGAACAGTACCTTGCCTTCAATCATCAATGCAGGCATTCCTGCAACATTGCTTACAAGAAGGCCTGATGTACAACAGGCTTCACTCGAACTCGAAGCAACAAAGTTTGATGTTGCTGCTGCAAAGGCTGCATCGTTACCTTCGCTTACCATTACACCCTATCTTGGCCTCAATGCATTCAAAGCAAACTTATTGCTAAACACCGGATCTGTAGCGTATGGCATCATCGGTGGTCTTACGGCGCCATTGCTGAATAAGAAAGAGCTATATGCCAGCTACAAACTTGCCGGCGCAAATCAGCAGGAAGCATTTTACAGGTTTCAGCAGTCGCTCATCAACAGTTTTACAGAAGTGCATACGGGGCTCAACGATATTGAAAACAAAAGGCACATGCAACAACTAAAATCCAAAGAGGTGGAAGAGTTGCGGTCTGGCGTTTCTTCGGCAAATGATCTTTACGTGGCCGGCTATGCTTCTTATCTCGAGGTAATCACCGCGCAAAAAAGCGTATTGCAGGCAGAGTTTGAACTCAATGATACCAGGAAAGATGTGTTTGTTGCATTGATCCAATTGTACCGTGCGTTGGGTGGTGGCTGGCAATAA
- a CDS encoding DEAD/DEAH box helicase: MTFKDLKLNEQLLEGIDSMGYEKATPIQEQVIPPILAGKDIIASAQTGTGKTAAFLLPLLHKLLTEEHDHHHINAMIIVPTRELAVQISQALEGLSYFTSVSSIPVYGGSDGAIFTTEKKALSSGVDVVVCTPGRMIAHLNMGYVKLNDLRYLILDEADRMLDMGFKDDIMRIIGYLPKQRQNLLFSATMPHKIRELARTILHNPVEINIAVSKPPEQIKQEAFVVYETQKIPLIKYVLTQQEYNSVIIFCSRKQNVKQLTRDLKQAKFSVNEIHSDLEQEQREQVLLDFKNRKTKILVATDILSRGIDIEDIELVINYDVPNDGEDYVHRIGRTARAASTGTAYTFISETEQNKFARIEQLLGHAVTKATVPATFGETPAYTPRQRRTGGGGGGGSNGKRRYFKPNANRKK, from the coding sequence TTGACATTTAAAGATTTAAAACTTAACGAACAGCTACTGGAAGGCATTGACTCCATGGGTTATGAAAAAGCCACACCTATACAAGAGCAGGTAATTCCACCAATATTAGCCGGTAAAGACATCATCGCATCTGCGCAGACAGGAACAGGCAAAACCGCCGCTTTTCTACTACCCCTGCTGCATAAACTGCTTACAGAAGAACACGATCACCATCATATCAATGCCATGATCATTGTACCAACACGTGAGCTGGCGGTACAGATTTCACAGGCACTGGAAGGTCTTTCATATTTTACTTCCGTAAGTTCAATACCCGTTTACGGCGGCAGCGATGGCGCCATTTTTACCACGGAGAAAAAAGCATTATCCAGCGGTGTAGACGTGGTCGTGTGCACACCGGGCAGAATGATTGCGCATTTAAATATGGGTTATGTAAAACTAAACGACCTGCGTTACCTGATACTCGATGAGGCCGACCGTATGCTGGATATGGGTTTCAAAGACGATATAATGCGCATCATTGGCTACCTGCCAAAGCAAAGACAAAATCTGCTGTTCTCTGCAACCATGCCGCATAAGATCCGTGAACTGGCAAGAACAATTTTACACAATCCTGTAGAAATAAACATTGCAGTTTCCAAGCCACCCGAGCAAATCAAACAGGAAGCGTTTGTGGTGTATGAAACACAAAAGATCCCGCTGATAAAATATGTACTTACGCAGCAGGAATACAACAGCGTTATCATTTTTTGCTCCCGCAAACAGAATGTAAAGCAACTTACACGAGACCTGAAACAGGCTAAGTTTTCAGTAAACGAAATACACTCAGATCTTGAACAGGAGCAGCGTGAGCAGGTATTGCTCGATTTCAAAAACAGGAAAACAAAAATACTTGTAGCTACAGATATTCTTAGCCGTGGCATTGATATAGAAGACATAGAGTTGGTCATTAATTACGATGTACCAAACGATGGTGAAGATTATGTACACCGTATTGGCCGTACAGCCAGGGCCGCAAGTACCGGCACCGCTTATACTTTCATCAGCGAAACCGAACAAAACAAATTTGCCCGTATAGAACAACTGCTGGGGCATGCTGTAACAAAAGCAACCGTTCCTGCTACATTCGGAGAAACACCTGCTTACACACCCAGGCAGAGAAGAACCGGCGGTGGCGGTGGCGGCGGTAGTAATGGCAAACGCCGCTATTTTAAACCCAACGCAAACAGGAAAAAATAA
- a CDS encoding efflux RND transporter permease subunit, giving the protein MVEKFIRRPVLSLVISLIIVLLGVLALFTLPVTQFPDIVPPSVVVTATYNGANAEVCANAVAIPLERAINGVPGMTYMNSVSSNNGVTMIQVMFKVGTDPDQAAVNVQNRVTTILDELPEEVIRAGVTTEKEVNAMLLFLNVYSTDSTMNEEFIYNFTDINVLQELKRIDGVGLVDIMGVRDYAMRVWLKPDRMLAYNISSEEVIKSLRSQNIEAAPGVIGENSGKDRQVAQFVLKYTGKFNTPEAYENIVLRADADGSVLRLKDIASVEFGTESYDMSSKTDGKPSASIMIKQRPGSNARDVINNIKTKMDELKQTSFPPGMTFNYAYDVSRFLDASIHEVLRTLVEAFLLVFVVVFLFLQDFRSTIIPALAVPVALVGTLAFMQALGFSLNMLTLFALVLAIGIVVDNAIVVVEAVHVKMTEHHLPPLEATIAAMKEISGAIIAITLVMSAVFVPVAFLSGPVGVFYRQFSLTLAISIVISGINALTLTPALCALMLKHHTAVKKKNLLQRFFGSFNKGYDKTEKKYAGLVARVAGRKMMTVALFIFFCVAVGGLGAILPGGFIPSEDQSMIYVDVTTPPGSTVDRTEKVLDEVERATKNIAQVDNVSTLAGYSLISEISGASYGMAMINLKSWEEREESIDEIIAIFKEKTRHISDASIEFFSPPTVPGFGNASGFEMRLLNKNKATGLAQTAEVTKQFVETLNKDAAIGGAYTSFNPNFPQYVIHVDQEMAAKKGVTIDNAMSTLQTLLGSYYATNFIRFNQMYKVMLQAYPFYRSTEQDIMSLYVKNDKDEMVPYSTFITLEKVLGPEQITRYNMYNAAMITGNPENGYSSGDAITAIQNLAATKLPRGYTVEFSGMTREQIESGNQAIYIFIICLVFVYLLLAAQYESFALPLAVILSLPTGIFGAFLFLQVLGLENNIYAQVALIMLIGLLGKNAILIVEFAEQRRQHGLSIIEAAKEGAVSRLRPILMTSFAFIAGLIPLCIASGAGAMGNRSIGTAAAGGMLTGTLFGVIVIPGLYVLFAGIGSRKSSGKANTRHHEKPLSEEINIEEPIAN; this is encoded by the coding sequence ATGGTAGAGAAATTTATACGAAGACCGGTTTTATCACTGGTTATTTCATTGATCATTGTACTATTAGGTGTACTGGCACTTTTTACATTGCCTGTTACACAGTTTCCTGATATTGTTCCCCCATCAGTTGTTGTTACGGCCACCTATAACGGCGCCAATGCCGAAGTGTGTGCCAATGCCGTTGCTATACCACTTGAAAGAGCTATTAATGGCGTGCCTGGTATGACTTACATGAATTCTGTAAGCAGTAACAATGGTGTTACCATGATACAGGTGATGTTTAAAGTAGGCACAGACCCTGACCAGGCTGCCGTTAATGTGCAAAACCGTGTTACCACTATTCTTGATGAACTGCCGGAAGAAGTGATTCGTGCAGGTGTAACTACAGAAAAAGAAGTGAATGCCATGCTGCTGTTCCTGAATGTATATAGTACAGACAGCACCATGAACGAAGAGTTCATCTACAACTTTACAGACATTAATGTATTGCAGGAACTCAAAAGAATTGATGGCGTGGGGCTGGTAGATATTATGGGTGTACGTGACTACGCCATGCGTGTATGGCTAAAGCCCGACCGCATGCTTGCCTACAACATTTCCAGTGAAGAAGTAATAAAATCGTTGCGCAGCCAGAATATAGAAGCCGCGCCGGGTGTGATAGGAGAAAACTCCGGCAAAGACAGGCAGGTGGCGCAGTTTGTATTAAAGTATACCGGTAAATTCAATACACCCGAGGCGTACGAAAACATTGTACTTCGTGCAGATGCGGATGGCTCTGTGCTGCGCCTGAAAGACATTGCCAGTGTAGAGTTTGGCACAGAAAGTTATGATATGTCATCTAAAACAGATGGCAAACCATCAGCATCCATCATGATCAAACAACGCCCGGGCAGTAATGCAAGAGATGTGATCAACAACATCAAAACAAAGATGGATGAGTTGAAGCAAACTTCTTTTCCACCAGGCATGACGTTTAACTACGCATATGACGTGTCCAGGTTCCTGGACGCCAGTATACACGAAGTGCTGCGCACGCTGGTAGAAGCATTCCTGCTGGTGTTTGTAGTGGTCTTCCTCTTCCTGCAGGATTTTCGTTCTACCATTATTCCTGCACTTGCCGTGCCGGTGGCGCTGGTAGGTACGCTTGCGTTTATGCAGGCACTTGGTTTCTCGCTTAACATGCTTACACTGTTTGCACTGGTACTGGCCATTGGCATTGTGGTAGACAATGCCATTGTGGTGGTAGAGGCCGTGCACGTAAAAATGACGGAGCATCATTTACCACCACTTGAAGCAACGATTGCTGCAATGAAAGAAATAAGCGGTGCCATCATTGCTATTACACTGGTAATGTCTGCGGTGTTTGTGCCCGTTGCATTCCTGTCTGGCCCGGTGGGTGTTTTTTACCGCCAGTTCTCGTTAACGCTGGCCATCTCCATTGTTATTTCGGGTATTAATGCACTAACGCTTACGCCTGCACTGTGTGCGCTCATGCTTAAGCATCATACGGCTGTAAAAAAGAAAAACCTGCTGCAGCGCTTTTTTGGCAGTTTCAACAAAGGGTATGATAAAACAGAAAAAAAGTATGCGGGTCTTGTAGCAAGGGTTGCCGGCAGAAAAATGATGACCGTTGCGTTGTTCATTTTCTTCTGCGTGGCGGTTGGTGGTTTGGGTGCCATATTGCCAGGTGGCTTCATCCCTTCAGAAGACCAGAGTATGATTTATGTAGACGTTACTACGCCGCCAGGCTCTACTGTTGACAGAACAGAAAAAGTTTTGGATGAAGTGGAACGTGCTACGAAAAATATTGCGCAGGTGGATAATGTAAGTACCCTGGCCGGTTACAGCCTGATCAGTGAAATATCGGGCGCTTCTTATGGCATGGCCATGATCAATTTAAAATCGTGGGAAGAGCGTGAAGAAAGCATAGATGAAATCATTGCGATTTTTAAAGAAAAAACAAGGCATATTTCAGATGCATCAATAGAGTTCTTTTCACCGCCTACCGTGCCTGGTTTCGGTAATGCCAGCGGTTTTGAAATGCGTTTGCTAAACAAGAACAAAGCAACAGGCCTTGCACAAACAGCCGAGGTAACGAAGCAATTTGTGGAAACACTTAATAAAGATGCTGCCATAGGCGGGGCTTATACAAGCTTCAATCCCAATTTTCCTCAGTATGTTATTCATGTAGACCAGGAAATGGCAGCTAAAAAAGGTGTAACAATCGACAATGCCATGAGCACTTTACAAACTTTACTGGGCAGTTATTATGCTACCAATTTTATACGCTTTAACCAGATGTATAAAGTAATGCTGCAGGCTTACCCTTTTTACCGGAGCACAGAGCAGGATATTATGAGTTTATATGTGAAGAATGATAAAGATGAAATGGTTCCCTATTCAACATTTATTACGCTGGAAAAAGTATTGGGCCCGGAACAGATTACCCGCTATAATATGTACAACGCGGCAATGATTACCGGTAACCCTGAAAACGGCTACAGCAGCGGCGATGCCATTACGGCCATACAAAACCTGGCCGCAACAAAGCTGCCTCGTGGCTATACGGTAGAGTTCAGCGGCATGACGAGGGAGCAGATCGAAAGCGGCAACCAGGCAATATACATTTTCATTATCTGTCTTGTGTTTGTGTACCTGTTGCTGGCGGCACAGTACGAAAGCTTTGCCCTGCCACTTGCCGTAATCCTTTCTTTGCCTACAGGTATATTCGGTGCCTTCCTGTTTTTGCAGGTGCTTGGTTTGGAAAACAACATTTACGCACAGGTTGCCCTGATTATGCTTATAGGGTTGCTCGGTAAAAACGCCATTCTTATTGTTGAATTTGCAGAGCAGCGCCGGCAGCACGGCTTAAGCATCATAGAAGCAGCCAAAGAAGGTGCAGTATCGAGGCTCAGGCCAATTCTCATGACCTCTTTTGCCTTTATTGCCGGTCTTATTCCATTGTGTATTGCCAGCGGGGCAGGCGCTATGGGTAATCGCTCAATCGGAACTGCAGCGGCAGGTGGCATGCTTACAGGAACGTTGTTTGGCGTAATTGTAATACCCGGTTTATACGTGCTTTTTGCAGGCATCGGCAGCAGAAAGTCTTCCGGCAAAGCCAATACACGGCACCACGAAAAACCTTTGTCTGAAGAAATCAACATTGAAGAACCAATCGCTAATTAA
- a CDS encoding efflux RND transporter periplasmic adaptor subunit, with the protein MNVKNFISYAMVITIASCTTGNNNEVVSETPELPVIQLATLDTSIQNGYVADIQAVQNVEIRSKVQGYLEKIFVDEGKEVKKGQPLFKLNDQQFQLQVNKAKAGVANAQAEVNAAELEIKRIQLLVDKKIISKTELELAQSKLKGAQARLSEAKAYEADASLRLSYTMIRAPFTGVLDRIPLKLGSLVDEGTLLTTVSDLSEVVAYFNVSENEYLDYKRKLQNKDLTPYNNVKLVLADGTIYSSPGKVETLEGEFDQGTGSIAFRARFPNPDMLLKHGSSGKVSLTTRVQNALLVPQKAVFDIQDKNYVFIMGADSTVKMKTFTPGTRVNEYFLVKSGLSAGDKIVYEGVQNIKDGMRIQPRMVQTDSLLAMK; encoded by the coding sequence ATGAATGTAAAGAATTTTATAAGCTATGCTATGGTTATTACAATAGCATCATGCACCACCGGCAACAATAATGAAGTAGTCTCGGAAACACCTGAATTGCCGGTTATACAATTAGCCACACTCGATACCAGTATACAAAACGGTTATGTTGCAGATATACAGGCCGTACAAAATGTGGAAATACGCTCCAAAGTACAGGGCTATCTCGAAAAAATATTCGTAGATGAAGGCAAAGAAGTAAAAAAAGGACAGCCTTTATTCAAGCTAAACGACCAGCAGTTTCAATTGCAGGTAAACAAAGCAAAAGCCGGTGTGGCAAATGCCCAGGCAGAAGTGAATGCTGCAGAACTCGAAATAAAAAGAATACAGTTACTGGTAGACAAAAAAATAATCTCCAAAACAGAGCTCGAACTTGCGCAATCAAAATTAAAAGGTGCGCAGGCAAGATTAAGTGAAGCAAAAGCTTACGAGGCAGATGCATCACTGAGGTTGTCTTATACAATGATAAGAGCGCCTTTTACCGGTGTGCTCGATCGTATTCCGCTTAAACTTGGCAGCCTTGTAGACGAAGGCACACTGCTTACAACTGTTTCAGATCTTAGCGAAGTGGTGGCTTACTTCAACGTGTCTGAAAACGAATACCTCGACTATAAACGCAAGCTGCAAAACAAAGACCTGACTCCATACAACAACGTAAAGCTGGTATTGGCAGATGGCACTATTTACAGCAGCCCCGGTAAAGTGGAAACACTGGAAGGTGAGTTTGACCAGGGCACGGGTTCTATTGCTTTTCGTGCACGATTTCCTAACCCTGACATGCTGCTGAAACATGGTTCATCTGGCAAGGTTAGCCTTACTACCAGGGTTCAAAATGCCTTACTGGTGCCGCAAAAAGCAGTGTTTGATATACAGGATAAGAACTATGTATTTATAATGGGTGCAGACAGCACCGTTAAAATGAAAACTTTCACACCAGGAACAAGGGTTAATGAATATTTCCTCGTAAAATCAGGCCTCAGTGCCGGCGATAAGATCGTGTACGAAGGTGTACAAAACATTAAAGATGGCATGCGCATTCAGCCACGTATGGTACAAACAGACAGCCTGCTGGCTATGAAGTAG
- the nth gene encoding endonuclease III, producing MTKKERYHFVLDYFQTHVPAAETELIYDNPYQLLVAVILSAQCTDKRVNITTPAIFASFPTVYDLAKTDFDTLFPYIKSISYPNNKTRHLINMAHMVVNEFNGEIPMTVDELVKLPGVGRKTANVITSVVDAQPNMAVDTHVFRVSARIGLTVNAKTPLAAEKQLITYIPKELVHIAHHWLILHGRYVCVARNPKCEICGLRPACKYYQAMLRKNKSNSIPYAG from the coding sequence ATGACAAAGAAAGAGCGATACCACTTTGTACTGGACTATTTTCAAACACATGTGCCCGCAGCGGAAACTGAATTAATTTATGATAACCCCTACCAGTTGTTAGTGGCAGTCATACTTTCGGCGCAGTGTACAGATAAGCGGGTAAACATAACAACCCCTGCAATTTTTGCAAGCTTTCCCACTGTATATGATCTTGCCAAAACAGATTTCGACACTTTGTTCCCTTATATTAAAAGCATTTCGTACCCCAACAACAAAACAAGGCACCTGATTAATATGGCGCATATGGTAGTAAATGAGTTTAACGGCGAGATACCGATGACGGTAGACGAGTTGGTAAAACTACCGGGTGTTGGAAGAAAGACTGCCAATGTAATTACATCTGTGGTGGATGCACAGCCAAATATGGCTGTAGACACACATGTATTTCGCGTATCTGCACGCATTGGCTTAACGGTAAATGCCAAAACTCCGTTGGCAGCAGAAAAACAGTTGATTACTTATATTCCCAAAGAGCTCGTGCATATTGCCCACCACTGGCTCATACTGCATGGCCGGTATGTATGTGTGGCGCGCAACCCAAAATGTGAAATATGTGGGTTACGACCTGCATGCAAATATTACCAGGCAATGCTGCGGAAAAACAAAAGCAACAGTATACCATATGCCGGATGA
- a CDS encoding rhomboid family intramembrane serine protease, producing MNTSGLISIAILLVTFLVSSKGFKDTAFYSRYNFVVDNILLYKDYKRILTSGFLHVNWMHLIFNMITLYFFSGAIQSILGALAFLVIYLVGIVGGNLLSLLIHKNAGDYSAVGSSGGVNAIIFATIALVPGMTILFFIPAWLFGIIYVGYSIYAIRSHSDNVGHDAHLGGGIAGMLVAILFQPSAFADNYLPILLIAVPAIVFIYIIATRPGFLLVDSFFYKKNHQYSADHQYNYERKQKQDELDELLDKINRRGIKSLSAKEKQRLKELSK from the coding sequence ATGAATACGTCGGGACTTATTAGTATCGCTATTTTACTGGTGACTTTTCTTGTGTCTTCAAAAGGCTTTAAAGACACTGCCTTTTATAGCCGCTACAATTTTGTGGTAGACAACATATTGCTGTATAAAGACTACAAACGCATTCTTACCTCGGGCTTTTTGCACGTAAACTGGATGCACCTGATCTTTAATATGATCACCTTGTATTTTTTTAGCGGAGCCATACAATCCATCCTGGGAGCGCTGGCTTTTTTGGTCATCTACCTCGTAGGTATAGTCGGGGGCAATCTTTTATCGTTGCTCATTCATAAAAATGCAGGCGATTACAGTGCGGTGGGCTCTTCGGGCGGTGTTAATGCCATCATTTTCGCTACAATTGCACTCGTTCCGGGCATGACAATCCTGTTCTTCATTCCCGCATGGCTCTTTGGGATCATTTATGTAGGGTACTCAATCTATGCCATCAGATCGCACTCGGATAATGTGGGGCATGATGCACATCTTGGTGGTGGTATTGCCGGCATGCTGGTGGCCATTCTTTTTCAACCATCCGCTTTTGCAGATAACTACCTGCCCATTTTACTCATTGCCGTACCCGCAATTGTTTTTATTTATATTATCGCTACCAGGCCGGGTTTCCTGCTGGTAGACAGTTTTTTTTACAAAAAGAACCATCAGTATTCAGCAGATCATCAATACAATTACGAACGTAAACAAAAGCAGGATGAACTGGATGAGTTGCTGGACAAGATCAACAGGCGTGGTATAAAAAGCCTTTCAGCAAAGGAAAAACAACGTTTGAAAGAATTATCAAAGTAA